A stretch of Schistocerca americana isolate TAMUIC-IGC-003095 chromosome 3, iqSchAmer2.1, whole genome shotgun sequence DNA encodes these proteins:
- the LOC124605177 gene encoding uncharacterized protein LOC124605177: MAYYRRNTLRCEFAGGADRPTERDVHRWVRTQLRVPDAELKALQLHTQHAVAFLKLRSDAAFLQLAERLCGGGGGAALQLQSGKLTPVRVSVADDDGGVEVRVFDVPLEVPDAEFRRALAPYGKVRHVRREVSAPGCEYRVATGVRSLRLVPRDGDGAGWDPPLQLPATLEIGGHRGALQLSREASWCATSSREDGACRGCDAGSPVRPPRRCPRDVALVRAFLAHSGEWPPPDDVTGAAPAEDACHLEQRRAA, encoded by the exons ATGGCGTACTACCGACGCAACACGCTGCGCTGCGAGTTCGCGGGCGGCGCCGACCGGCCGACGGAGCGCGACGTGCACCGCTGGGTGCGCACGCAGCTGCGCGTGCCCGACGCCGAGCTGAAGGCGCTGCAGCTGCACACCCAGCACGCCGTCGCCTTCCTCAAGCTGCGCTCGGACGCCGCCTTCCTGCAGCTGGCGGAGCGcctctgcggcggcggcggcggcgccgcgcTGCAGCTGCAGTCGGGCAAGCTGACGCCCGTGCGCGTCTCCGTGGCCGACGACGACGGCGGCGTCGAGGTGCGCGTCTTCGACGTGCCGCTCGAGGTGCCGGACGCCGAGTTCCGGCGCGCGCTGGCGCCCTACGGCAAG GTGCGCCACGTGCGGCGCGAGGTGTCGGCGCCCGGCTGCGAGTACCGCGTCGCGACGGGCGTGCGTTCCCTGCGGCTGGTGCCGCGCGACGGCGACGGCGCCGGCTGGGACCCGCCGCTGCAGCTGCCGGCGACGCTGGAGATCGGCGGGCACCGGGGGGCGCTGCAGCTGAGCCGCGAGGCGTCGTGGTGCGCCACGTCGAGCCGCGAGGACGGCGCCTGCCGCGGCTGCGACGCCGGGTCGCCGGTGCGGCCGCCGCGCCGCTGCCCCAGGGACGTGGCGCTGGTGCGCGCCTTCCTGGCGCACAGCGGCGAGTGGCCGCCGCCCGATGACGTCACGGGCGCCGCGCCCGCCGAGGACGCCTGCCACCTGGAACAGCGGCGCGCCGCATAG